A genomic region of Nostoc sp. UHCC 0702 contains the following coding sequences:
- a CDS encoding DUF1338 domain-containing protein, with protein MSFESVGYFWDLLWQEYSARVGYARTYQQMITAAGGTVANDHIAFRSLRITADSPQGEINLGIDYLEPVVKFFGYEATGEYLFPETHLYARHYRHPQQEEFDLPKLFISELIVDELPADTIKLIYQTIANANLIKFRPEVFLAKLNFGDIKKIFSRPWQPPLRSVVEEVNKVTQYGAWVLLHGYAVNHFTGYVNRQNTSQYPDIDTTARGLANLGVPMKAEIEGNVNCGLRQTATQAVTEMLTVIDDSNGTEIQIPWTYAYYEIAQRYMVEVEPGKQELFDAFLGNNAQQLFEMTRLSKK; from the coding sequence ATGTCTTTTGAATCTGTCGGTTATTTTTGGGATTTACTTTGGCAAGAATATAGTGCCAGAGTCGGTTATGCCCGTACCTATCAGCAAATGATTACTGCTGCGGGTGGGACTGTTGCTAATGACCATATTGCTTTTCGGTCTTTGCGTATAACAGCTGATAGTCCACAGGGTGAAATTAATTTAGGTATTGATTATCTTGAACCAGTTGTCAAATTTTTTGGTTATGAAGCAACTGGGGAGTATTTGTTTCCAGAAACTCATCTATATGCCCGTCACTATCGCCATCCACAACAAGAGGAATTCGATTTACCCAAACTGTTTATCAGTGAATTAATTGTGGATGAATTACCAGCGGATACGATAAAACTCATCTATCAAACAATAGCAAATGCTAATTTAATTAAGTTTAGACCAGAGGTATTTTTAGCTAAGCTAAATTTTGGCGATATCAAAAAAATCTTTTCTCGTCCTTGGCAACCTCCCTTGCGTTCTGTTGTGGAAGAGGTGAACAAAGTTACTCAATATGGTGCTTGGGTTCTCTTACACGGTTACGCTGTTAACCACTTTACAGGCTACGTTAATCGTCAGAATACTTCACAATACCCAGATATAGATACTACTGCTCGTGGTTTAGCTAATTTGGGTGTGCCGATGAAAGCTGAAATAGAAGGTAATGTAAACTGTGGTTTGCGTCAAACGGCAACTCAAGCAGTTACAGAGATGCTGACAGTAATAGATGATAGCAATGGTACAGAAATTCAAATTCCTTGGACTTATGCTTACTATGAAATTGCCCAGCGCTACATGGTAGAAGTGGAACCTGGAAAGCAAGAACTTTTTGATGCTTTTTTAGGGAACAATGCTCAACAATTATTTGAGATGACTCGGCTGTCTAAAAAATAG
- a CDS encoding acetyl ornithine aminotransferase family protein yields the protein MLSIPINLPLPGAPRLVTSLPGPRAKAIVERDRAVTSPSYTRDYPLVVARGEGCMVEDVDGNVFLDMTAGIAVTATGHAHPEVVRAIQEQSARLLHMSGTDFYYEPMVELAEQLAIRAPFPRGKSEFPARVFFTNSGAESNEGAIKLARYYTKRSLIVAFLGAFHGRTYGAMSLTGSKAVQRANFGPLVPGVTHIPYGTHASLDYLEKNLFATILPPHEVAAIVVEAIQGEGGYIVPEDGFLQRIREICDRYGILMVVDEVQAGMGRTGRLFAIEHWGVMPDIITTAKGIASGLPLGAILSRPELMTWPPGAHATTFGGNPVACAAAITTMRLLESGLMANAARMGELLQFGLAEVHEKFPRMSLPRGKGLMVAVDLLDEEGNYDHKLRDRIIQDAFSRGLLLLGCGKAAIRFCPPLVINSEQVQTALDIISDVVKML from the coding sequence ATGTTAAGTATCCCAATTAACTTACCTTTACCTGGTGCGCCTCGCTTGGTTACATCTTTACCAGGGCCTCGTGCTAAAGCAATTGTAGAACGCGATCGCGCTGTCACTTCCCCTTCTTACACCCGCGACTACCCTTTGGTGGTGGCTCGCGGTGAAGGCTGTATGGTGGAAGATGTGGATGGTAATGTCTTTCTCGATATGACGGCGGGTATTGCTGTCACCGCCACCGGACACGCCCACCCAGAAGTTGTCAGAGCAATTCAAGAACAGTCGGCGCGGCTGTTACACATGTCGGGGACTGATTTTTATTATGAGCCGATGGTAGAATTAGCGGAACAATTAGCTATCCGCGCCCCTTTTCCTAGAGGTAAAAGTGAATTTCCCGCCAGGGTATTTTTCACCAATTCTGGGGCTGAGTCTAACGAAGGAGCCATTAAACTAGCTCGATATTACACCAAGCGATCGCTAATTGTGGCCTTTTTAGGAGCTTTCCACGGACGTACCTATGGCGCAATGTCCCTCACTGGTTCTAAAGCAGTGCAGCGGGCTAACTTTGGGCCTTTGGTTCCTGGGGTGACTCACATTCCCTACGGCACTCACGCTAGCCTAGATTATTTAGAAAAAAACTTATTTGCCACCATCTTACCACCCCATGAAGTTGCTGCGATCGTAGTTGAAGCAATTCAAGGAGAGGGCGGTTACATCGTCCCTGAAGACGGTTTTTTGCAGAGAATTCGGGAAATATGCGATCGCTATGGCATTCTGATGGTAGTCGATGAAGTGCAAGCCGGCATGGGACGTACAGGTCGTTTGTTTGCCATCGAACATTGGGGTGTAATGCCTGATATTATTACCACCGCTAAAGGTATCGCTAGTGGTTTGCCTTTAGGGGCTATTCTGTCCCGCCCTGAGTTAATGACTTGGCCTCCTGGTGCCCACGCTACCACATTCGGCGGAAATCCTGTGGCTTGTGCTGCTGCTATTACCACTATGCGGCTTTTAGAAAGCGGTTTGATGGCGAACGCTGCCCGTATGGGAGAATTATTACAATTTGGTCTTGCTGAGGTACATGAGAAATTTCCCCGTATGTCCCTACCAAGAGGTAAGGGTTTGATGGTGGCGGTGGATTTGTTGGATGAAGAAGGCAATTATGATCATAAGTTGCGCGATCGTATTATCCAAGATGCTTTCTCGCGCGGTCTATTATTGCTTGGTTGCGGTAAGGCGGCAATTCGTTTTTGTCCACCTTTGGTTATTAATAGTGAGCAAGTTCAGACTGCTTTAGATATTATCTCTGATGTCGTAAAAATGCTTTAA